The sequence CATAGGGAATATATATACGAGCACGACTCTTAATGCACTCAAAAGAGTGACGTCCACTTTTTGTTTGGGCATCTTCTAAGTCAACAAGATGTGGAGTAACGCGACCCTTCGCTTCTCCAACAGCTTGATGAATTGGACGTAGCGTATTTATAATCAGTATACATggcaatatttaattaaaaataatataattattaataagatatgtattaatttataattttgaagttgaaatctaactattaaattatatagtttgtaaagttttataaaatttacttgtaagaaaaatattttttaatctacttATTTAGTTATAAGGTAGTcagaaatatattattcttacaAACAATTTTGACAatcatttataaaatttaaaatttaataattacatTTTATATTTCACTTTACAGCAATCACCTtatgatatataattttttattagttaaataCTATTATTATGTAAATATAAGCTAGTTTGTAAAACTTAgtaaaacttatttttaaatataacagTTTAGTGAATGGTGATGCAATGGTGAGCTCATTACATATCCCCATATCATCATGCGTCcaaatgtgtatatatatatatatatatatatataNatatatatatatatatatatatatatatatatatattatttgactTGCGCAGCATAACCTCCACCAACAAAGTAACATCAACTCGTCATTTTATAATTGGGATAATTTGGAATcgttttttctcaaaaaaaaaattaatttggaatCGTTTCACTGCTAAGAGTAGAGTGTTAaatgtttttaaattttcgtTCAAGCCCATAATAAAGTATTATATCTTCATAATTCAATTGCATAGCCCTCTCTCTATCTAGCGAAAGTCTAAACCTCAATAATGAcctatttttcactattctaaAGTTCATTTTCAGATACACTtcactcaaattaaacaaagaaattatgatatctaattaaaattccgacttttagattttttttaatcaaaaactAAATcaccaaaatatatttacaaattcaCCAACTAAAGAGCAATAAGCTAGATATAAAACTCCTCTATCTGGATAAGAACTCGAGTTTTTTAGCCTCCGCTTCTGCTTCattcttataataataaaaagccGATTAAAATCTGCAGTCTCTGCTACAGCAAAAAGGACCGGGAGGATTTCGATTTCTAAAAACACCAATTCTAAGCTTCTATTAATATGCAAcaaaagattttatatatatatatatatatatatatatatatatatatatatatatatattagattttgaCTGACTAACTATGGATATAAACCTCGTTACTACGCAGATTTTTTTGTGAAGAGGCTTTCAAATCGATCGatcgcaccgttgaacatgatctaagaaccatttaaattatctagaaatcaatttcatgattttttgacaTCAACTGACTAAATGAACCAAATATAAAgggtaaattataattttaatgaccgctGTGGTGCGTTTGTTCGTTATAGGTatacaaaatattcaaatcagatcactaaattttgttaatttgtaAACTATGTTAAAATACAGATCTAGCTCTAGACTCGTCGAAATATTATAAAGTTGTATCTTACTTTCAAGTATATTTTCagcatttcatttttttgttagtTGATTGACGGAGAATAGAAATCGGAAAATTGTGAACACACACAACACAAGAGTTTTGCAGCATAGTTAATATATTAGATTCATATTTTAATCGCCCCGGTGCCCGTGGATCCTGGTTTCGCATTGAAGATCTCTCATGCGAAAACTCAAATCGGAGTTAAATTGATTCGTTTACTAACCGTATAGTATTCTATCTCAACCCGTCTCCTTCTCTCTTTCATCCTCCTCTCGGCCTCGTCCCCTCAGCTCTGCTTCTTCCATACTCCCTGAGTCCCTGTTTCCTCCTACGTCTCTCGGTGGGCCATTGTGTGTCTGATGCACCTCCTGCCGTCTCGTGTCTCTcggtctatatatatagtatcaatataatatatatatatataacatatataccCATAAGTCCAGCTATGCCGTGCTTGGTAAAATATCATCAGCACTTGGTGcgttgtaagttttttaccgttagaatTTACTCCACTCGGATCATTGTTCAGACATTTAGATTATACTCTTAAACCAACTTCCTGTTCCGCGCGCGCTCCCTGCAATCAACCTATGAGGCCCACATTCTATTGGTTTTACCgtataaattttaattccaATGGCTAATAAACTAGCAAGCACTCGAATGGTTTTGCCTACTTTATAAGCATAGGAgctccattatatatatatctatctatatatatatatatatataaagaattaagcttctatgtttttaaaattaccaagttattggtgtttgATAGTTTTTGGTATTTGGATAAAAAGATGTATAAGAATGATATTGATCTCCTAGAATTGAGTGAGTGTGGTAGagtagcataatttttttttgaaaaaaaggtagcacgctacccgtctTATTCATTTCGaaaatgaacttagctacaaAATGTAAAGCTACTAGgcctcaaaaaaaagaagagagatagaaagagagagagaaaaaaaataaaaaaagaaaagaaaagaaaaatctatacAGTAACCTGGTGGGTGCTTTGGAGACAGAGAAATAATgttattttcataaatttgaGCTCATATCCATTGGAGGTTGCTAGAATTTGTAAGGAGTTGGTGAAGCAATGGATAGAGTAGCATAATTTTAAGAGTGAAattgatcaaaaaaataaatttaataataaaaaatttacaagtatcaaatacttagtacttttaaaagcatcttatcctctctctctctctctctctctctctctatatatatatatatatatatatatataggccattgctactatactattatgagtattggagccctcgtactcataagttgttttcaatgatggagtttctgaatcgacgatccactccgttaaatatgatctagagtatttgaaacttctagaaaataaatttcgtaaattttcgaaatcataataaagtccatcaagtgggcataaaatgaacggtcaaaatcgaacgacatcctaaaagaggatgatcggatccttcaattcaagatcggagttattgatctgtatctatgtagtgaataaaattttctatcaaaaattcaacaaatttcgattcttttacaccgttaaactagcaagtatcccataccggccgttaaaaattgtcaaatttgtcaaaaaattataaaatttaatttctagaagttttaaatgctgtaaataacgtttaacggtgtggatcgtcgattcggaagctctatcatcgaaaacaacttatgagtacgagggtgatcatactcataatagtatagtagccggaccctatatatatatatatattgcaatagCAGTTCTTCAGAGTGTATAATTAAAGGTCTTAGGCGCATGATAACTATACTGATCCGAAGGTTCAACTGCTTCTCTGCTTCAGCTATTCCCTACCCCAGAAAAAAACCGCTTGCTCTGCTGCAATCACTTGCAACAACAGGGGAGCTCCGccaaaaaaatgatttaaaattgATCGCAAACCAATAGAATAAGAAATGCCAACATGTTACTGTTTAAGCACTATTAATGCGTAAAAAAtatccctccccctcccccacccGAATAAAAAAGTCTCCTCTTTTAGGATAAAAGTAAAAATCTAAATGCTAAGAACCGTCCCAATCAAGGCTTGTGTTCCCAGCACGATCCCATCCCTATCCCCGCGTTGCCTTTTTCCCTGTCCCCTCCCCAAATCTTCTACTTTTGAGTCCCAAATCCTAGTTTCCCTTTCAAAATAGGATTTGTTTTTAGGGATTTTGAGGCCTTAATTTCGATTTGGATTGGTTGTTTGATCCGGGAgtgttcaattttttttgggggCGTTTTAGAAGATGAGCGGGGGTCAAAGCAACGGCGGGGGATGGCTTATAGATTATGGGCTCGTTGATGAGATCCAAGGCTCGGATTTTATCTGGGGTTCTCAGATAAACGATGATCCCATGGTCTCAAGGTGATTTATAATATCTTACATCAATTTaatgttgtaattttttttgttttctgttcGATATGTTGACCTGATCAGTGAGATCAGATCACAATGATCtcaaaaaattctctttttttgtttttaaagtaTTTGAGCAGTTTCAGATCCCTATAGTTTAGATCGGTAAGCAAAAAATTCATCTTGAGTTGTTAATATTTAGATTGATCCACATAAGGTTGAGAACTAGAGAGATCAGATCAACAACTTTTGTCTATGTTAATATTGAGATGAAATAGAAACATCATATGCGATGATTCTCTCACTAACTAAAATTTCTGTACCTTTAACTCTCTCATTTGCAGTGTGATGTTTGGGTTCGACGTTTCGCACAAGCAGGAAGGTTGTGCAGATAATTCTTGTCCTAAGAAAAGGTAATTGACTGATTTATAACATCTCCAACATGCTCTATATTTCTATTTGAATTGGTGAATGTCACCGTATAACTCGAGCTCAGGGTATGATGAAAATAATGTAGATTGCTGACTCATAGACATCTTTACGTCactgtttcaactttcaaataatAACAGATGTAGAGCATTCCTCAAATGATATAAATCAGTGAATTGAAAGGCCCCTGAAGGGTCGGATATGAATTTGAGGGAATTTTGCCTGGATCTAGGTGAAGCAAGCACAAACGAATATTGCTTATGGGGTTCTGGCAAAGAAAAAGAATGCCAAACTTCGAAATTCAGAATAAGTATTATTGGAagacataaaaaaattatttactattcgTTTGCGGAAACAGAATCTCTGGATTAGTTGGCTCTgttattattctttttcatgaaagagaagaagatataGATTGGAGTTAATTAATGAGGTTGTCGATATCGCCAAGTTTAGTGGTAATTATTTGTCACTTGCTACATCAATAAAGATCCAGGCTTCATTTCGTTGGTGAAGAACCAAACTTGGCAGGTGTTACTCAGAAAGTATACGCATTTTTCAGACTTCTGATGCTATTTATCAAACAAAATTTGTTAGGAGAGCTTCCTTTGTTTAATCACCAAAACTAATACTTTCTTTCGATTTGCTTTTAACAGAACTCGCCCTGAGTCATGTGCTGCACCAGGGACTAAGGCTTGCCGTGAAAAACTGCGAAGGGATAGACTTAATGATAGGTAGATTCTAGCATTCTATATCATGCTTTTTCTGGTGATGCTCTGATTAGAACATATGGAAGCAAAACTTGTTTGAGTACATCATGCCTGTTTGGCATAGTTGGTACTTCCATAGAAGCATTGTTTGAGTGGAGTTACGTGAAGAAGCACTATTTGCTTGTCCATTAAAATTTCTTCAGTATCATCTAGCTAAAGCaagagtttttttatttttatttttttaaggcaGAGGAAAAGCCTTACCCATCTTCATTCTTAAGTAATGAACAAAAGCATACAGGGAGGCAACTGGGCCTCATGAAACCCACACACAAGTGCACGCGCACATGCATGCACACATCGTGTGTACACCCACTCACTCACAGACACACACACTCCCCCACACACTCACAGAGACACAGAGACTGGCGCACACACGCCCACATGCATGCGCAGGCATGCACAGACCCAACCTCCCTCCCTCCCGCGCTAAAGCAAAAGTTAAAGTTTCAAACGAGCATCACCTTTTCGCCACTGTGAGAGTTTCAGATGTTTTATTAGCCAAAATGCCACCACATAACTCTTGGTTTGCGAACGCTTCAGCTTTCTTGAATAGGGATGCTGTTCAAGAGGCAACACAAACGAGCACTTAGAAATTACTGGCAGTTACTAGGATCTGTGTATCTCACAGCTAATCATTTGTAAGTTCTGTTTTCTTTCCATCTCAagagaagctttttttttttttccaggttTACAGAGTTGTGCTCTATTTTGGATCCTGGGAAGCCTCCAAAGGCTGACAAAGTTGCCATTCTAAGTGATGCAACTCGTCTTTTGAACCAGCTACACCTTGAAGCTCAGAAACTGAAGAAATCGAATGAAGCACTTCAAGATAGCATAAAAAATCTCAAGGTAAAACTGATATGACTAAGTTGTGCGCCTTGACTGAATGGCGTTTTCTTATAATGGCTTGGCTGAGTTCCAAGTTTTTTAGTACCAAAGGAAAAGAAGACCCATAGTCCTCATTTTTTAGCTCAGCAGTTGCAAATAACCAATGAATGATTCGGTCGATCCACCTTTTGAGCCTCTCTTCTCTTTGAAATATTCAATCCATCTATCCTGCACGTGTGGatagttctttttcttttcccttttggATGTAGTGCATTATGTATATGTCAAATAAAGAACACTAAACTTGCTAAGAAATAACATAGAATGTAATAATATTCTTTGTGAATGAAAGATGCCATATCCCATCTGCTATTGATGACACCTTAAATGGAAAGCATTATCGCTAAATAGTGGGTCTTCTTTTTTTGCAGCTCTGAACAGAAAAAGGAGATTTTAATAGTTGATCTTTGCTCATACTTTGTACACTATTTGGTATGAACTACAGGCGGAGAAATCAGAACTAAGGGACGAGAAGATGAGGCTCAAGGCCGAAAAGGATCGATTGGAGCAAATGCTGAAGGGAGTTAGCGCCGCTCCCCAATTCATCCCTTATCCTACTGCTCCTGTCGTCGCATACAACAAGGCCGTCCCGTATCCAAACTACCCACCGGCAGGCGTATGGCAATGGGTACCTCCGGCCGTTCTGGATACTTCGAAAGATTCAGTGCTCTGGCCTCCTGTTGCATAGTCTTCTTCTATTTCTCTCTTACTTTGCCATTACAAGGACCAAAATAGTCCTTGGTGGTTGTTAGTGACCCATTTATGTTTCACTAAGCTGTTTTCTACTGTATTATTAACCATGGAGCTGTATCGAAGGCCCGACAAAGCTCCCAGGTCTCATGGAAAAATTTAGCAGTCGTATTGGTACATATATCGTGTAATCGCAATGTAAGCTGTATTTGGTGGCATGTCGTGTGCTGCTTAATTCGCCAGAGTGATTAATCTCACTAATGTCTGAATGATTAAAATAGTAGCCCTGTGTTACACATTTCATTGCCTGTATATGTAGTATTGATAGCATTGAACGATAAGTGGATGCTGATTACTTCATCTGGTACGATCCAAAAAGATGTCATATGCGAGGGACTTGGCCAAGGACTAATAATATGCAAATGCTAAAAGCCTACAGGCTACTtcaaattagtaaaataaagtaaaataaatatgcaAATGCTGAGGAGATTGTGAATGCTTATGTCACATTTTGAGACAGAACCAGTTGGGTCAATTATTGGGCTCGGCCCAGGCCTGGCCCATTATGTTACTGCCGGGCCGATTATTTAGAGTACAATTGTGGCAATCCAATTGGTAAAAATCATTGCGCACCAGGTGTATCTGTATGTCTCATACGCCATACTACCATGTAACGCCGCCATCAGAGAGAGGATGCATGAAATGCTGCATTTTGAAAATCTATgccaccgaccgtccctagagcaagtggtaaaagatttggtggttgatacctgagacccaagttcgaatcctagtttattcacatttctagctaagtttatttctaaatgaaataaacgaaacgggtagcgtgctacctatctctctaaaaaaaaaaaaaaaaaaagactctcGTTGGCACagaatttgatgattggtatgcGAGATCCtaactttaaaaattgaataaaacaaataacataCCCCCCTAAAAAACCCCAAATTATAAGAGGCGGTATTTCTACTAGTGTTTAGAGTCTTTagaccaaattttaaattttttgccaTAAAGATATTAGAATCATAGAATGTGAGGCACTGTGCACCTGGTGCACGCAATAGTCTCTCACGGATGGAGGCTCTGGGCACTAACAACGCGGTGACCATCGGGTCCACGGAGTCGTGGCCCCGCACTGTTAACGGAATCACGAAGCAGAGGAGGGCGTTCGAAGCGACGTAGGGATTCGAGTACGAGGTGGCATCTTCgcgatctagggtttcttcgAGACGACGACCGACTACGCGAATTTgggggaggagaaggggagggaGGGAGCTCCGAATTGGGAATCTAATCATGGCGATCTTGCTTCTCCGACGCTGAGATTACGCGGCCATGGAGGAAGGTTACACTTACACCGCTCTCCCCACCAGCCACTTGCTCGGCTCCGTCCCCGTACGATCTCTTAccccttttcctcttctttaaATTTGCTTTAATTAGTTTCTTCAATTCGATTTCCATTTCCGAGAGCGTGATTATTTTGGAAATAATGTACTGATTTGAGCTGTTATAGTCATTTAAATTCGATAGTTCTACTAGCTGTTTGTTGTTAATTAATGcagtttttttttggctaaaaagTGATTAGAATCATTGAATTTGAAGGAATCACTGGTGGAATTAGTGAAATCCCCAATTCATTTGAGTAAAatcactcaaatcaaacaaaatcaaAAGTAACAGGGGTGTCGGTACAAAATGGCCTGTAGGTGAGGGCCTCTATACTATTTTGCCTAATTCTTAACTCTGATAAGTCGAGTCTCTTTCCGATTTATTGTAATTACTCATTAAACTGATATCCTGGGCTGGAACTTTAGCTACCCCTATCAAGGAAAGCTGATTGCATCTTCATTGTCATACTAAATTCTTtggattatttaaaattattgctgCTAAACATTTCTCTGTTGAGTGTTGTACTCTTTTGTATCTGATCTACTTAAGGCTCACTTTATTGATTATTTTCTTAATAATAAGTACCATATTTGAATCTTTGAATAGGCTGTCATTGATGGTGATATAAAGGGGGGGAGCTCTAGCGAAGGTATATATGAAGTTTTAGTCTCTTTGCTTTTCTTAGTTAAATTTTGACAAAGAAGTATATGTTCATTGATTCTTTCTTTAGCCTTCCATGCAGCCTCACCAGCAAATTTACAAGTCTTTCCACCAACTAATGGAGCTTACCAAGCACCAGGAAGTCCAGCTGGTAATTAATGTTGTTTACCTACCTCATGTTCTCATATTGGGTGATATTAACCGGGCTAGGCATGAAAACATAACCTATTGAATTTTGGACTATGGAAGTTTAAGATTTGCATGTTACCATCAATATTGTGGAATATAACTAGACCAACATATTTTACTATGATATTGTAGTTAGTGGTGACCATCTGCGAATCTACAATCTACATATAGAGAAGATCTAAGAAAAACAAAGACATGGATCTTTAAATTAGCTGTGCCATTGTTAACTTTCTGATTACGGTTTTGGGCTTTTGAGTCTTTGATCATAGTTGCAGTCTTGCAGTGTGGTAGTATTATCATACCAAAAATTAGTGTTTAAGAAACACAAAGAAGATTTTAGTGAAAGCATGCAGGATTAAAGAAAAGTTACTCCCAGAACTCCCAGACGGATTAGTATTGGATTGTTAACATGTAAGCTCGATCGAGTGTCTTCtgtctaaaagaaataaaaaagaagttaTTTGCTCTGGCTCTGGCTCTGGctcatttgaagtttttgaaaaacCTATTTTGACGAGGTAACAGCCAAAGCTTGCAGGCACTGTAGATGCAGCTTCTTTCACTTTAAAAGGAACCttgtttctcttctttcttctgaTTTCATGTTCCaccttgtaaaaaaaaaaaaaaaaaaaaaaaaattcttatgctGACCATTGCGTTTGGTTGAAAGATGATAACGTGGTGTCCATCTAATTAGTATTGCTATTTTtggtacctttttttttttttaattcctttgTCACGGTGTTCTTGATGCAGATGGAAATGCCCAAACTGCTACTGATTGGAAAGGGTTCTTTAGCATTTCATCATACAGCCCCTATTTCAATGTTGATACTGATGTTGTGGTGGATAGACTTGTTAGTTCAGTGTATCCCATGGATAATTTTTACAGGAAGATAGATGGTAATCCAGATCTGTAAGTTTTACTTCTTTGTAAATACTACTACAACGCATGTAATTATATAGAAACTGTCCTTTTATGTTGTTAGCTTGTTCAAGAATTTTAACTCCTAATGGCTGAATATTACTTTTACTTTGGTAAgacaactaaattttattagttGTTGAATAACTTTATGTCTAGTTGttgaaagtaagaaaaaaaaaaatgtataatgcAATAGCAGTGTCATGGAAAATCATGCATGACAGTTCCTGTTTGACCTTTTGCAAGATATTATGAGTGTAGAGTATCATAAATTTGTTAGTTGGAGGTGATATCAAGTATTGTAGTTTACATTGTTGAAATGGAGCATGCTCATTTCTGCAAACTTTCTCAGTACTACGATAAGATCAATCTATAGTCCTGTTAGGATTAGTCACTGCCTAAGAAGTGTCCTACTTTTTTGAAGGGATGAGATACTACCTTTTTTTCAAGAGAGAGagtgtcaattttttttagccTTACCAGCATTATTTATCACAGTGGTTAAAAGGAATTTCCAAGGGAGTGCATTGAAAATCAGCCACATAATATACTTTGCTTGTGAATATTGAGATTTAAGCTGTATCTATTGTATGTGTGATATTCCTTCTCCTGTATGAGATATTGAATCCCTgtgcatgaattttttttttttttaacatgaaATCACTCGAACAGAATGAGTCGCTTGGCAAGAGAATGACTGCCTGGACTCGGTCCACTAAGTCAGCCGTGATCTGCTGAGTGATCTACTATCAATCTATGTACAATCCTTATCATTCAATGCTTCACTGTCTTTTCCAGATTCAAAGATTGATTTCCTTAAGAATGCTGGGGATTGAATCTAGTAATGTGATTGAGGGTAGATCAGTAAGCAGTCCATGGTTGACATGCTTACTAAATATCTGGATTTGGTTGCGTGTTTCTTTTTCCTCCCTTTTAATGTCTCAAGTTTGTTTACCAGTCAAATGACAAataatgtcaacatgcataggTATGGTCCGGTGTGGATTTCTACCACATTGGTATTCATGCTAGCTGCCCTTGGAAACTTTGCTACTTACACGATACAAAAGAGAAGTGATCCAAGCATGTCATGGAACTTTGATGTTGGTTTCGTAAATTGGGCAGCATTGGTGATATATGGATATGTGATTGTAGTACCTGCTGCACTTTTCTTCTTGCTTCAGTATTTCGGGATCAACTCAAGTCTCATACGTCTTTGGTGTATTTGGGGGTATTCACTGTTCATCTTCATACCTGCTTCTGTAAGTATCTGTCCAGTTTATAGCATGTGCAAAATTGCAATTTGCATTGATTATACCTTTCTTTTGCTGTGCAATCCTAGATTTTATTGGGCTACCATCAAGTTTAGATGCATGATTGTGTGcataataaatataaacaatataCAGGATGT is a genomic window of Ananas comosus cultivar F153 linkage group 13, ASM154086v1, whole genome shotgun sequence containing:
- the LOC109719219 gene encoding protein YIPF1 homolog isoform X1; the protein is MEEGYTYTALPTSHLLGSVPAVIDGDIKGGSSSEAFHAASPANLQVFPPTNGAYQAPGSPADGNAQTATDWKGFFSISSYSPYFNVDTDVVVDRLVSSVYPMDNFYRKIDGNPDLYGPVWISTTLVFMLAALGNFATYTIQKRSDPSMSWNFDVGFVNWAALVIYGYVIVVPAALFFLLQYFGINSSLIRLWCIWGYSLFIFIPASLLLVVPVEIFRWLITILAGCASSWFIFLNLKVHTEGSSMTPLYVSAMVLQFALALFIKIFFFA
- the LOC109719219 gene encoding protein YIPF1 homolog isoform X3; the protein is MEEGYTYTALPTSHLLGSVPAVIDGDIKGGSSSEAFHAASPANLQVFPPTNGAYQAPGSPADGNAQTATDWKGFFSISSYSPYFNVDTDVVVDRLVSSVYPMDNFYRKIDGNPDLYGPVWISTTLVFMLAALGNFATYTIQKRSDPSMSWNFDVGFVNWAALVIYGYVIVVPAALFFLLQYFGINSSLIRLWCIWGYSLFIFIPASMDLELMLVYISFHVILFLRNL
- the LOC109719221 gene encoding transcription factor bHLH115-like, producing the protein MSGGQSNGGGWLIDYGLVDEIQGSDFIWGSQINDDPMVSSVMFGFDVSHKQEGCADNSCPKKRTRPESCAAPGTKACREKLRRDRLNDRFTELCSILDPGKPPKADKVAILSDATRLLNQLHLEAQKLKKSNEALQDSIKNLKAEKSELRDEKMRLKAEKDRLEQMLKGVSAAPQFIPYPTAPVVAYNKAVPYPNYPPAGVWQWVPPAVLDTSKDSVLWPPVA
- the LOC109719219 gene encoding protein YIPF1 homolog isoform X2, which produces MEEGYTYTALPTSHLLGSVPAVIDGDIKGGSSSEASPANLQVFPPTNGAYQAPGSPADGNAQTATDWKGFFSISSYSPYFNVDTDVVVDRLVSSVYPMDNFYRKIDGNPDLYGPVWISTTLVFMLAALGNFATYTIQKRSDPSMSWNFDVGFVNWAALVIYGYVIVVPAALFFLLQYFGINSSLIRLWCIWGYSLFIFIPASLLLVVPVEIFRWLITILAGCASSWFIFLNLKVHTEGSSMTPLYVSAMVLQFALALFIKIFFFA